From Chthoniobacterales bacterium:
ATTCCGAAGGAAAAGAGTGACCACGCGCGGCCGTCAGGCCTGCAACTGCTTGAGGATGTTGCGCACGATGGACTCGACCTGCCCGCGGTCGGGCGCGGGCATGGCGCGGCCGCAGGCTTGGGCGGCCTCGGGAAAGCCGCACTCGGCGAGCACGCACGCGATGCGGGCGCGGATGTCGGCCATTTTTTCCAGTTCACCCGGCGAGAGCGGAAAGCGGGCGCGACCGGGGTGGAATCCGCGAAGTTCGTAGCCGGCGCGGAAGCCCTCGGGGAAGTTCGGGGCGTTGACCATGAGGGAGAACAGGTCGAGGAGCTTGAACTGCACGCGCTTGGCTTCGGTCCAATCGCCCGCGAGCGCCGAGGCGTAAAGCCGCATGATCACCTCGGGCACCACGCCGGCGCTCGAGAGCGTGCCGCCGTCGCCACCCATGAAAAGGCTCGCGCAAAGGAGCTCCTCCCACCCGATGAGGCAGGCGAAGTCGGGGCGCTGCGGTTTGATTTCGTGCAGCAATTGCTGGAAGCGCGGCATGTCGCGGCTGGTATCCTTGGTGCCGATGATCCGCGGACAATCGAGAGCCAGCCGCTTGAGCA
This genomic window contains:
- a CDS encoding dihydrodipicolinate synthase family protein; the protein is MRNSDTLTGIFVPNIVPYGPDGTINEDELRRIIRWLGGKGVTGFYPNGSMGEFIRLSYEERKRVVSIVAEEAGGRPILAGAAEPNVDLVLDMCRHCADLGCRAVSITGPYYYKLTQESIETYFRELAAKSPIDIVIYNIPAFANEISVPVLKRLALDCPRIIGTKDTSRDMPRFQQLLHEIKPQRPDFACLIGWEELLCASLFMGGDGGTLSSAGVVPEVIMRLYASALAGDWTEAKRVQFKLLDLFSLMVNAPNFPEGFRAGYELRGFHPGRARFPLSPGELEKMADIRARIACVLAECGFPEAAQACGRAMPAPDRGQVESIVRNILKQLQA